TCACTCgctggtgattttttttaattttattttaaatttggtcttttgtTTCCAAATTGATCCCTCATCagttagttttttctttgtcctttatTCTTTGTGAACTCGAACTcttcaagtatttttaatttgatccttgatTCATAAATTACTCTTCAATCTTGTCTCAGGTTTTCATCCCACCTATCGTAGTTAAGATCCAATCgggaagaaaggaaaggaagggaAATGAATGGGACAAATAGCCATACTAGGTTTGACTTATTGTGCTAGTCTCATGTcatgtaaatttaaattatatttaaaaattatggatgtgattgttttttaaattattttttagttaaatatatatttaaataatatatattttattttttaaaaatttatatttaaaatcagtatattaaaatgatctaaaaacattaaaaacaatattaatttaaattaaaaaaatataaaatttttaatagtatttttgaaattaaaaaaaaaaaacattatcttaaaATGGTGTTGTTTCTTCGTTCCAAttcctagtttttttattatattttttggtggCTCGTTGGTTTACAGTTGAGCCTCTCAAGGTTtgataaaagttaaaacaatgatgaattgaaatttttattttaaactcaaaTAGGGACCACGTAAaagataaaagtaaataaattagatttttttcgattattttgttttatttaatttttttaaaattaggtaAAGATATTATGCGACATGACACGTCGCATCATAGGTTTCTTTGCATGCATATGTCGTCTAGAGtactagtttaatttttatttatcattagtCTGTTTTTCTAACAATTATTAATGTAtatgatgattaattaattttattgaatatactGACTAATCTTTTAATGAGCACTCCAtatttttcatcattaaaaaaaaaaaaaaaatcgcttcacccatatttatttttgattgaatcaattttttgatcCGCCCGCAAGTTACATGGACACCCAGACCAGTTTCTACACCTATATCTGTTTGGAAATGTgattataattactttttaaaatattttttatttaaaaatacatcaaaataatatattttttaattttttaaaattatttttgatatcagcgattagaataatataaaaatactaaaaaaatattaatttaaaataaaataaataaaataaatttaaattttttaaaaaatatttttaaaacaccaaaacaaacaagccgagttaattttgaaatcaagcATTACCAAATTTCCTCGAAAGCATTGTGATCTCACTGTTTTTAACTTGATTcatcattttgtttaatttttagacCTTTCTTTCTGTCCTGCTCCTGTCTTTCAGTTCTCTCTGGTCACTTAATTAGTCGTGAAACTGTTGCATACCTCCTCCATAATTTATTAAAGTgttatatcttctttttttggaaATCACAAAGTGAACGTTACCCATTACTTCAAGCAACACACTTTACAAATTGGCAGGCATCAACTATTCTTTTAATCAACTACAGGAGACTCCATGCAAAGTATCGCACGAAAGCCTTAAAAAGCTACTCCTTGTTTCCCTACTTTTCATATATTGGAAAGCTAAATTCATTGCAAGGAGACGGTCAAAGCCCCCGCAAAAAACCATCTCTGCGCAGTCGGTTAAGAACTCACAAGTGTAAGGAAAAAGTATAGGAACAGACAAcgggtgtgtgtgtgtctatatatatatatatatatatatatatatatatatatatatatataagagtgtGGTAGTTAACTAATATCCAAGACCCTCAACTTCCTTAACCAAACTGATCACCTCCACATGGTCCACATTTGAATGTTTTATGCGTGTCGGAATCGAACCATAATTAATTAGTAAGTTAGTTTAGTAATTAACTGTATTAAGAAAATCTAGATATGTGAGAATGGAGAATGGATATATTAGATATATTCTGTAGCCAGAACAAAGATTATATTATGTTGGTGGATGGACAAGAAACATAATCATGTGCTTTAATCTTCTCGAAGGCAACTAATTCATGTATCGGAACATGAGAACATGGGCCTTAATTTGTTCTAGAAATGCTCCCCTTAATTAGCTTAGTTGCATAAGGTTCTTTTCAGCTATGCTATCGAGCTTGAGTTTCTGTCCTGGATTATGCTGACCACCAGTTCTTTAATcacaataaatcaaatgatgtTTGATGCATGAATGATGATAAATTATCGGTATGTTTAAGATTATACCCTTTACttttacaaattttataaaaccCATGAATTATTACAATTCTAgcatatctaattaaattttatgattgattttgatGGAAATGAGTGCCCAAAACCCATGAATTATTACAGTTCTAgcatatctaattaaattttatgattgattttgatgaaaatgTGCCTAAAACCCATGAATTATTACAATTCTAGCATATCTAATTAAATTCTatgattgattttgatgaaaatgTGCCTAAAACCCATGAATCATTACAATTCTAgcatatctaattaaattttatgattgattttgatGGAAATGAGTGCCTAAAACCCATGAATTATTAGCATTCTAGACCCATGAATTATTACAATTCTAgcatatctaattaaattatatgattgattttgatgaaaatgTGCCAAAAACCCATGGATCATTACAATTCTAGCATATCTAATTTAGCTTTATGATTCATTTTGATGAAAATGTGCCAAAAACCCATGAATTATTACAATTCTAGCATATCTAATTTAGttttatgattgattttgatGGAAATGAGTGCCCGAGGGAAGATATGGACAATGTGATTGATAGGCGACAAGGTTATAAATAATAGCTGGAAAGGAAAGTCTCCCTAGctagaagaaagaagaagaagcagttcatgatttaagaaaaaaatgtcaGCAGCAAATATAACAACATGAATTTATGATCATAAACAAGCAGATTGTGTTTCCTATCTAGAGTTCTTTATCTCCggatttaaacataaaaataggtCTCACAGTTATAACTGGATGATGAACCATGATTTGATCTTAATCGACCAATATCACTAATTAAAcagaaataattttctttacgAAGAAGGCAGTCCAGTCAAATTCTTCCGAATTCAGTATTTTGTGTGGTTTCCCAGTCACGATCATCCTTAGAAATATTTCCCTGTAGAGCACCTCTCGGCTGCAGTCCAAAACCCTTGGCTTCTGACCTCTTCATTATCCTTAGCCTCTTGCAAGACTCAATAAACAtcctgtaaaaaaataataatattaataaaatgtcAAAAGCAGCTAGTTTTAATCCCACCATCCTTCGATAGAGAAGCttccttaatttaatttattcgtAATTAATTGGGTATATTCTCTTGGAACATGGTTAATACATTGGCATACATAGATCGATAAACTAAgcgaaaaacaaattattgtagaactttaagaataaattatgataattgaaagaaaatgttgCAAGAGCCACTCCATAATAATGACCGATGCCTTGACATTATGAACATTATCGCCATCTACCCAACACAATTATAAGGAAGTTGCGTTTGTCGGCAGTATGTGGCCcaacaatttcaaaagaaaaaccctaCATTTACTTGCAAGTTGCTAGACTCATTGATTGCCAAAACCGCCATTAAGTAAAACTCTAcaaatgttttcaaaatcacgatcttataaaagaaaaaaataatccactTAAGAAATTATTCAAAGTCAAAAGATTCCAATAACAACAAGAGTTTTACTTAAATACATAGTTCATGATTCTTCTTGAActtaacaaacaaatataaacttGGAGAAATATTTAGTATTCTTATCAAATCTAACTTAGTAGATTAATTTTGAAAccttgaatataattttttatctaatctagatttaaaattaaattatataaaaattaacttgagatgACCCCGTCGACTTGACCGGATCAAAGGTAACCCGGTCaactagtaaaaaaatcaaaggatgaaattgacaaaaaaatttttttcaatctaactTCTTGTCTAGtctgagtttaaaattaaaccatgtaATAGTAGCTCCGACATAACTCAGTGGACTTGGACAATCCAAAGACAACCCGAATTAccaataaaaaagtttgaaattaaaattaaaaaaaaaagaaattgacagaAACAATCTCCCAACTTGATTCCTTGTATaacttgagtttaaaattaaaccatataaaaattaattagctatTATTCAGTCAATTTGACTGGTTCAAGGATAACACAAACtattattaaaagaattatgtgagaaaagaaaaaggaaggcttaattaaaaaagaagaaagaagaaaaaggttgaTATGAATAATGAGGCTCCATTTAGTTTCCTAAATGCTGTAGTACAGTAGGTAAACATGTGAATTTCACGGAGTCAAGTTTGATGGCGTTGATCAATACAAATTCTCACGCGGAGCTTAGGTTCAAGAACGTATCATTACAAACATGTTGTCGTCTGCCAGTAGACAAAAAAGAGCAGTGACTGTATGGAGGCAGGCTGAAGTCAAGAGTAAAAACCAAGTTCAAGGGTCAATTTGGCTTGTAATTCACGCAAATGTTGAGAAAGAGAAGGAACCCTGGGAGGCATCTTCTAGAATATAGAGGCAGCAAAGAATAGACATGTGACTCTTAAGGGGATAATTAGGATGCGAAATCATACGAGGAGAGGGAAAAACACCACCACATCACTTGGTTGGAGTCAAAGCTATGGAATTAAAGAACATATTGGTCATGATCAAGCTTTTAATTACCTCCGACACACCTGTTTGAAGCGAATTGGTGTGGTGTTTCAGCCTTTCGGGTGTTTagaaatatgttaatatttgttttttaaaatatttttttatttaaaacttatttttgatattagagtatcaaaataatctaaaaatatttaaaaatttacctCACAACAACAATTTTACTAAAAGGGTGTTTGAGAATGTgatataatttcttttcaaaatgtttttcgttttgaaatacatcaaaatatatacttgttttaaaatttatttttgatatcaaaacaatagaaaaacattaaaaaaattaatttgaagaaattagtttttcaaattttaacaaaaaaacaagttgaaactCTATCAAGCACCCTCTTCCAAACCCTAATATGATCAGCACTATCATTTCCCatcaataatttgaaaaattgattttcatccCTAGTGAGCACATGTGCTCCGGCCACCAGGCAATCAGCCCCTCTAACAATTGATTGAACGCTacaaattcatttatatttatgtgtCGTTGttcaagtaaataaaaaaaagaaagggcgGTGTTACTGGCTGGATAAGAGACTTACTCCCAAGGCACGTCTCCCACTAGCATCCAGTCTCCATCCTTGTCTTCATATATGGGAACGTATTCGCAGTCGTCTGTATCCTTCAAGGCTTTGCCTGCCAATAACATTATCttacaaataattataatggccaatttactttttttttttttttttctgtaaaggatcataaaataataaactttgTTCCCTTATCTACACTTTCAAATTACTTGTATATACTGTACATATTTGTAGTTCTGCAGCTGGTTTTCACATTTATTGTACGACTTCTCGAGCTATTATTATCTGAGTCATTTCCACTACAGTTTGTCTATTCTACCATAATGACTGCCTGCTCGGCAAAGGTCCTTATGTTTCAATGTATGTATTTCTTTCACATACATGCATACATGCATTCATACATACATATAATGTTGCATGGTCTATAGATGTGAAGCTCTGGCCTACCTTGTCTTCTAGCTAAGGGTTCACACTTAAATGCTAGCTAGGTATAATTAAGGAAGCTTAATGTGCATACCATGCATAAAAACTAGATATTAATAGCACTGTAAATACATGACAGAGGACTCACCGATTCCAAAACAGCCGAACAGCTTCTCCAAGGCGACAACAAGATCGGAATACTCCTTGTGCATGCCCAAATCAACTTTTCTGAGAAAAGGAGCTCCGTCCATACTAACTTTCACGTAAATTTTTGAAGTTTCATGGCTATCTTTCTCGTTGAAACTATTCTTCTTTCGATAGGAACATACCGGTGGCCACCCCACAACTTGACTCGTTGTTTGGGTTTTTCGCCCATCGGTGGTGCTGTTTGCCTCGCCGGACAACTCCGAgaaaacccttttcttttcatttcttggtCCCTTTTCGCTGCCCGGTGGACCCAACCTTAGCTCTGTGATTTCAAGTCCAAGAGGTTGtgccatttgtttttcttggtgATGGGCAAGGGTTGCAATATTCGTCTTTGGAACTTTGGTTAGGTTTTGGCTCGACGGTTTCGGTGTGTTATATAGTGTTTGTTAACTCTATAATTTTCGGTGACCGAAAAggtttatttgtatatataataattttttttaaatacgaGCATAGAGAAGAAAGCAAAGGAAGGACATGGTGGGTGCAATGACAGGTCAAACAAGGCTTAGTGGTCGGTCACATGAGAGGCACAAGTGGGGACTCTGCCTCCTAAAAACAGAATTAAAGGCCAGCACCATAAGTTGGATATGGGACAGATCGTATGGCTGTTGGGTATTAGGTGATTTCATAGGATTTGCCTCAGCCGTCTGATTTGGTGAAAGGAAAACAGACCATGTGATCTGCCTTATTGAGGGGGGTTTGTGCAATAAATTACGAAAAATGTACAGCAAATTCTCAGCATGATACAAGGGGAGTTTGTTTTGCAACACCCGTACATCATGATGTATGCTCGATCTGTATATAATAGGTCTCTTAAAAAGTATTGTTTTACTAGAATTACATGGCGAGTTTAATCCTGAAAATAAACATCTTGAATAAAGAGGGTggattttatgtttataaacgACTAAAAACCTTGTATTCTAATTATTATATGATACTAACATAATTATAGTAATTTCTATAGACAAAGTAAATAATGATATGTGTCAATACCGTATGTGATAGATCCCCCAAGAAATATTATCCCACTAAAActatatagtaatttttttttttttttttatgaaaacgcACCTCTTGGAAAGAGATTGAATCTTGTGTTTATAAACATTTAAGGTTCTCATCTCCTATTGATATGGGGTAGTTGCATCATCACCATTGATAGTCAATTATGCTTGtgaataaagaagagaaaacaatatCAGAAGAGTGATCAACCTATACTATAATTGATCGTTGGAGTATTATTCTTGAATCTTTAAACTCATAACCAATtcagatattttatttaacgTACGTGGCATCTTTCTTACAGGTCCGATGTTGGAGTAGTTGTCAAAAAGCAGATGTCTCAAATCGAAACGAGATGTGGTGGAATTCGGGAAATCTGGTTGCATTAAGGAAAAATCTTGAAATGTTCATAGATAATCGCTTAAGATCGACAATGCCATAATCATGCTGGGATATGGACACAAATATGCTAAGGACCCGGATAATTGCATTTTCCATgtgatttcttcatttttcaaatGGAAGCCGTTTCTTATTATGTGTAAATGATTATAATTAACAGACATtaccaaaaaataacaaaatatagaagaaatatTATGTTGGTGTTTAAAGCTTGATTTATTTAGAAGTATAATTATTGAAGAAATAATGGacataaaaatattcttgaaaaatatatcatcgGTGATTTTTATTCCGTTAGTCATTTTATTAGGAATATAATCACTgagatttatcaataaaattattgtgCCAAACAAGAATATTTATGGGCAATAATTTCATCAGTAAATTCATCGGTGATTATGGTATATTACTGATATGATTAATCCGTTGaagaattatatttatatgtatgtTACTAATATAATAAACCGTCAGTAAATCCATCAGTGATTATATGTatattaccaacaaaattaatctattagagaattatatttatatgtattttaccAATGGAATAAACCGATAGTAATTCCATTGGTATtatatgtaattattattatttttaaattaaaacaaacaatatgaaagaaaattaaaacaaaattgaaataataaaaaaaaaaatttaaatataactaaattaaacatCGGTATTatgtattgttaatttaaaaaatattattaaacacaATTTATCTTTTTAGGTAATAAAAGCTGAAGGAGGAAAAAAAGACGAATCTTTATCAAAACCAAGAGGGCAACAAGGTGGAACACATGTACCAGTGAGAGTTTCTAGCAACTGCTCGATGATATTCAATTTATCCCTTAGTTAAATCATCGCAGCTCTAAATTGGCTCATTTTAGCTTTAACCTGTTCTTGAATAATTATCTGGATGACCAATGATTGTTGGCTCAATACAAATTATGAGGTTCTAATGGTCAAGACACTACGTCCCACTCCCATATCTTTGGCCATAGTGTTGGAGCTATCATAAACTCGATTTGTATAGGGTCCACTGATAGATCCAACCTCCAACTATAAATTTGGATTGAGTATCGAATGGGTCGAAGCATTGTCCTCGTATCTCTCATGCAATCAAATGTtatatgttttatgaaaaaaataaacaagtcataaaaaaaataacttaaaaaaaatcttcaaatccTATTTACCATGAAGTTCTCAAATCGGCTATCCACGAGTTGTTGAACCCTTTTCTATTTATTCTCCTTCCACAAATGAGTTTCAACAAAAAGCTTAATTGGTCTTACATGGTGCCTAAGCACCATAGTTTGCAAAAGAAAGCTATTGttagttaaatattttcatataatacaataatttttttttaaaaaaattatcatataaaacATAATCATACCATCTATTTTGCAAGTAAAAGGAACAAAATGGATTCATCGGTGTACGTGGTTATAGAACCATGAACCTCCTTTGTCTA
This genomic interval from Populus alba chromosome 1, ASM523922v2, whole genome shotgun sequence contains the following:
- the LOC118031748 gene encoding auxin-induced protein 22C — encoded protein: MAQPLGLEITELRLGPPGSEKGPRNEKKRVFSELSGEANSTTDGRKTQTTSQVVGWPPVCSYRKKNSFNEKDSHETSKIYVKVSMDGAPFLRKVDLGMHKEYSDLVVALEKLFGCFGIGKALKDTDDCEYVPIYEDKDGDWMLVGDVPWEMFIESCKRLRIMKRSEAKGFGLQPRGALQGNISKDDRDWETTQNTEFGRI